A region from the Aegilops tauschii subsp. strangulata cultivar AL8/78 chromosome 5, Aet v6.0, whole genome shotgun sequence genome encodes:
- the LOC109782533 gene encoding guanosine deaminase, whose product MEEAKVVETRDGTIAVASAFPGHQEAVQDRDHKFLSKAVEEAYKGVDCGHGGPFGAVVVRNDEVIVGCHNMVLNNTDPTAHAEVTAIREACKKLGKIELSDCEMYASCEPCPMCFGAVHLSRIKRLVYGAKAEAAIAIGFDDFIADALRGTGFYQKANMEIKRADGNGALLAEQVFENTKEKFRMY is encoded by the exons ATGGAGGAAGCCAAGG TTGTGGAGACCAGGGATGGGACTATCGCAGTTGCTTCTGCGTTTCCTGGTCATCAGGAAG CGGTACAAGATAGGGATCACAAGTTCTTGTCGAAAGCCGTAGAAGAGGCTTACAAAGGAGTTGACTGTGGCCATGGAGGCCCGTTTGGCGCGGTTGTCGTCCGCAATGATGAAGTAATAGTTGGTTGCCATAACATGGTTTTGAACAACACCGATCCAACTGCCCATGCTGAAGTCACTGCAATAAGAGAG GCTTGCAAAAAGCTTGGAAAGATTGAGCTGTCGGATTGTGAAATGTACGCATCATGTGAACCTTGCCCAATGTGTTTTGGGGCTGTCCATCTATCCCGGATCAAG AGGCTGGTGTACGGAGCCAAGGCGGAAGCTGCTATTGCCATTGGATTCGACGACTTCATTGCTGATGCTCTGAGAGGAACTGGGTTCTACCAGAAGGCCAACATGGAGATTAAGCGAGCAGATGGGAATGGAGCTCTGCTTGCTGAACAAGTCTTTGAGAACACCAAGGAGAAATTCCGAATGTACTAA
- the LOC109782532 gene encoding probable polygalacturonase, which yields MGRSAPVFQALLVFLTIIETQWSSVSGMYCADMASTVYRPHSVTITEFGAVGDGVTLNTKAFQNAIFYLNSFADKGGAQLFVPAGRWLTGGFSLISHLTLSLDKDAVIIGSPHSSDWPVIDPLPSYGRGRELPGGRHQSLIFGSHLTDVIITGANGTIDGQGAIWWDWFYNNTLNYTRPHLVELMYSTNVVISNLTFKNSPFWNIHPVYCSQVIVEHITILAPLNSPNTDGINPDSSTNVCISHCYVRNGDDVVVIKSGWDEYGISFAQPSSNISISNITGETGGGAGIAIGSEMSGGISEVRAEGIRIVNSLHGIRIKTAPGRGGYVRNVYIADVSMHNVSMAIRINGNYGEHPDNNYDKNALPIISNITIENVVGVDVGVAGILEGIEGDNFSSICISNVSLSVRSRHPWNCSLIQGYSNSVTPESCEQLRTDCEETSICYDGGSSLAVGSRASIHNKPSANILLNSLLQLVSL from the exons ATGGGGAGATCCGCGCCT GTATTTCAAGCCCTTTTGGTTTTCCTAACAATAATTGAGACCCAATGGTCCAGCGTATCCGGCATGTACTGCGCGGACATGGCATCAACCGTCTACCGTCCCCATAGTGTCACTATAACTGAGTTTGGTGCTGTCGGGGATGGCGTGACTCTCAACACCAAAGCATTCCAGAATGCCATCTTCTACCTCAATTCATTTGCGGACAAGGGCGGCGCGCAGCTCTTTGTGCCTGCTGGAAGGTGGCTGACAGGCGGTTTTAGTCTGATCAGCCATCTCACTCTGTCGCTGGACAAAGATGCAGTAATAATCGGATCTCCG CACTCATCTGATTGGCCTGTTATAGACCCTCTTCCATCCTATGGGCGCGGTAGAGAGCTCCCCGGAGGAAGGCACCAGAGCTTAATTTTTGGCTCCCATTTGACAGATGTAATAATTACTG GTGCTAACGGGACAATTGATGGTCAAGGAGCCATTTGGTGGGATTGGTTCTATAACAACACACTGAACTATACTAGGCCGCATCTTGTCGAGTTGATGTACTCCACCAATGTTGTTATATCAAATTTGACTTTCAAGAACTCCCCGTTCTGGAATATCCATCCTGTATACTGCAG CCAAGTTATTGTCGAGCACATCACAATCCTAGCACCTTTGAATTCGCCAAACACCGACGGCATTAATCCAG ATTCGTCCACAAATGTTTGCATCAGTCATTGTTATGTCAGAAACGGAGACGATGTTGTTGTCATCAAAAGTGGTTGGGATGAGTATGGCATTTCTTTTGCTCAGCCTAGCTCCAATATCAGCATCAGCAACATCACAGGAGAAACAGGGGGCGGTGCTGGAATTGCCATCGGAAGTGAGATGTCAGGTGGCATATCTGAAGTCCGGGCCGAGGGCATCCGCATTGTTAACTCATTGCATGGAATCAGAATCAAGACCGCTCCAGGACGTGGAGGGTATGTAAGGAACGTCTACATAGCCGATGTGAGCATGCACAATGTTTCGATGGCCATAAGGATCAATGGAAACTATGGTGAACATCCTGATAACAATTATGACAAGAATGCTCTCCCCATTATAAGCAACATCACAATTGAGAACGTCGTTGGCGTTGATGTTGGTGTTGCTGGCATCTTGGAGGGCATTGAGGGCGACAACTTCAGCAGCATATGCATCTCCAATGTCTCCCTCAGCGTACGATCCAGGCATCCGTGGAATTGTTCGCTCATCCAGGGCTATTCAAACTCTGTGACTCCAGAGTCGTGCGAGCAACTCAGAACAGATTGTGAAGAGACATCGATCTGCTATGACGGTGGCAGTTCTTTAGCCGTTGGTTCACGGGCATCCATACATAATAAGCCTAGTGCCAACATATTACTAAATTCATTATTGCAGTTGGTGTCGCTGTAA